A section of the Cydia splendana chromosome 1, ilCydSple1.2, whole genome shotgun sequence genome encodes:
- the LOC134793144 gene encoding tetraspanin-13 isoform X1, which yields MCGGFTCSKNALIALNILYVVVASILISVAVYGQTSSLVNTNLPILGGILACGVLLILISLLGMAGAVKHHQVMLFFYMVILFLLFLVQFSVACACLAVNSDQQEMLAKQGWNKVNTEVKSQVQEKFQCCGFETNIRPLNATSDYPTCDAVNKLCCMTSEDKDCACAPCMEKLKERIDYAFKLCGGIGLFFSFTELFAVWLARRYRNQPDPNYKEPHAIFPRKNYLY from the exons ATGTGCGGAGGATTCACCTGCTCTAAAAACGCGCTGATTGCGCTTAACATTCTCTATGTG GTGGTGGCCTCAATCTTAATATCCGTAGCGGTGTACGGGCAGACCTCGTCCCTGGTGAACACCAACCTGCCCATCCTAGGGGGTATCCTGGCATGCGGCGTCCTGCTCATCTTGATCTCCTTGCTGGGCATGGCTGGAGCCGTCAAGCACCACCAAGTTATGCTGTTCTTT TACATGGTGATTCTTTTCCTGTTGTTCCTGGTGCAATTCTCAGTGGCCTGCGCCTGTCTTGCCGTGAACTCGGACCAACAGGAGATGTTGGCTAAGCAA GGATGGAATAAAGTGAACACGGAAGTGAAGAGTCAGGTGCAGGAGAAATTCCAGTGCTGCGGGTTCGAGACTAACATTCGCCCCCTCAACGCCACATCTGACTACCCCACCTGTGATGCTGTCAAC AAACTTTGCTGCATGACCTCGGAGGACAAAGACTGTGCCTGCGCCCCCTGCATGGAAAAACTCAAGGAGCGTATCGACTACGCCTTCAAGCTATGCGGAGGCATCGGGCTATTCTTCAGCTTCACTGAG CTCTTCGCCGTGTGGCTCGCCCGCCGCTACCGCAACCAACCTGACCCGAACTACAAGGAACCTCACGCTATTTTCCCGAGGAAGAACTACTTATACTGA
- the LOC134793144 gene encoding tetraspanin-13 isoform X2, translating into MCGGFTCSKNALIALNILYVVVASILISVAVYGQTSSLVNTNLPILGGILACGVLLILISLLGMAGAVKHHQVMLFFYMVILFLLFLVQFSVACACLAVNSDQQEMLAKQGWNKVNTEVKSQVQEKFQCCGFETNIRPLNATSDYPTCDAVNKLCCMTSEDKDCACAPCMEKLKERIDYAFKLCGGIGLFFSFTEFLGVWLTVRYRNQKDPRANPSAFL; encoded by the exons ATGTGCGGAGGATTCACCTGCTCTAAAAACGCGCTGATTGCGCTTAACATTCTCTATGTG GTGGTGGCCTCAATCTTAATATCCGTAGCGGTGTACGGGCAGACCTCGTCCCTGGTGAACACCAACCTGCCCATCCTAGGGGGTATCCTGGCATGCGGCGTCCTGCTCATCTTGATCTCCTTGCTGGGCATGGCTGGAGCCGTCAAGCACCACCAAGTTATGCTGTTCTTT TACATGGTGATTCTTTTCCTGTTGTTCCTGGTGCAATTCTCAGTGGCCTGCGCCTGTCTTGCCGTGAACTCGGACCAACAGGAGATGTTGGCTAAGCAA GGATGGAATAAAGTGAACACGGAAGTGAAGAGTCAGGTGCAGGAGAAATTCCAGTGCTGCGGGTTCGAGACTAACATTCGCCCCCTCAACGCCACATCTGACTACCCCACCTGTGATGCTGTCAAC AAACTTTGCTGCATGACCTCGGAGGACAAAGACTGTGCCTGCGCCCCCTGCATGGAAAAACTCAAGGAGCGTATCGACTACGCCTTCAAGCTATGCGGAGGCATCGGGCTATTCTTCAGCTTCACTGAG TTTCTGGGTGTGTGGTTGACAGTAAGATACCGTAATCAAAAGGACCCCCGCGCTAACCCCAGTGCATTTCTCTGA
- the LOC134793343 gene encoding transmembrane protein 177, producing MVSRKPISWFLTDQGRSVSFALVTGSGLALTAAKFLPHTFFLDKYKEFVHNYTDGKPDPLPRELTERYKTCLDILKLADVHRKLVSPFTVFGFDLFHAGSSSSKYGVAVGIPVNFTYKSVADLENADIKVNQKKIDWTSEAGQKLADSLILPERVQQFAICREILMTHNNKVQYEATFPFICIFFVYNLTTYLNRKLNLYSGPAAMRGTLYSIVGLFGVGTYFLMKDLSEVYYETEVDKSLCALGPEYVEAGVVFYDKILKRNQALRELMGAEGEKKYSKLGNENFFLRQPRLALVHRKLYFENELKKLATQDDTAGKDVQE from the exons ATGGTTTCACGAAAGCCGATAAGTTGGTTTCTTACCGATCAGGGACGGTCGGTTTCCTTTGCTCTTGTAACCGGCAGTGGTCTTGCATTAACTGCAGCGAAGTTTTTGCCTCATACCTTTTTCCTAGATAAATACAAAGAGTTCGTTCACAATTACAC AGATGGTAAACCGGACCCTTTGCCAAGAGAACTTACAGAAAGATATAAAACATGCCTGGATATCCTCAAACTGGCTGACGTACATCGGAAACTTGTCTCACCATTTACAGtgtttggatttgatttgtttCATGCAG GCAGCAGCAGTTCAAAATATGGTGTAGCAGTGGGGATACCTGTTAATTTTACATACAAGTCAGTTGCTGACCTAGAAAATGCTGATATTAAA GTTAACCAGAAGAAAATAGATTGGACATCAGAGGCAGGCCAGAAACTGGCAGACTCCCTGATCCTTCCAGAGAGAGTTCAACAGTTTGCTATTTGCAGAGAGATTCTTATGACACATAACAATAAGGTTCAATATGAAGCCACATTTCCTTTTATTTGCATATTTTTTGTATACAACTTAACCACATATCTAAATAGGAAATTAAACTTGTACTCTGGCCCGGCAGCTATGCGTGGAACTCTTTATTCAATAGTAGGATTATTTGGTGTGGGCACCTACTTCCTTATGAAAGATTTGTCAGAGGTTTATTATGAAACTGAGGTAGACAAATCATTGTGTGCATTAGGCCCTGAATATGTTGAGGCAGGAGTTGTCTTCTATGATAAGATACTCAAGAGGAATCAGGCACTGAGAGAACTGATGGGGGCAGAAGGAGAGAAGAAATACAGTAAACTTGGAAATGAAAACTTCTTCCTAAGACAACCACGGTTGGCATTGGTGCATAGGAAGTTATATTTTGAGAATGAGTTAAAGAAACTTGCGACTCAAGATGATACAGCCGGAAAAGATGTGCAAGAATAA